The stretch of DNA TTCCTACCTTTCTACATCGCCGTTCCCTTCATCCATGGCCCGGAGAATGGCGCTTTCGGAAGAGTGGGGTGTATCGCCTTGTATCGTATGCGCGAGCATCGCAGCCGCTGCGGCGAAACGGACGGTCGTCTCGGGCGAATGGCCTTCCAGCTCTCCGTGGATGATTCCGCTAGTATAGGCGTCTCCGGCTCCGATTCGGTCATAGACCGGGAAGGTTAGCTTGTCCGAATAGAGGAAGGCGGCATTTTTATATATATACCCTTGCAGGGAATGCGTGTTGTCCGGATTCACCGTGCGGTGCGTGCCGGCGATGACGGAGATGTCGTAAGCTGCGGAGACCTGTGGGATCAGCTCTTCCAGCTGCTCCCGCCGGGTTTCCCGTTCACTCTGCATTCCCAGAATGTGCAGGGCGTCCATTTCGTTCATCATAACGATATCGGCAAGGCTGAGCATTTCAGTATACCATGGCTTGGCCTTGGCATACCCGCCTTCGCCCCAAAGGGCAGGCCGGTAGTTGCAGTCGAAGGCGACGAGGCGTCCGGCCGCTTTCACGGCCCTTGCGAAGGCCAGCACATGACGCCGGACCGTGTCGTTCATCGCGAGCGAAATGCCGCAGAAATGGACGATATCGGATTCCCGGGCGACGGCTGCAAAATCATAGGCGCCTTCCGGGGCCGTATTGAAGCTGCTCTCCTGCCGGTTGGTGTAGGTAACGCGGCTCGCCCGGGGTCCAAAGCCGTTCTCCAGCACATACATGCCGACATACGCGCCAGCCCGCCGGATTTGGGCGGGCTGGATGCCCAGCTTGCTGAGATTGGCGACCGCGGCGTCACCGATCGCATTGGCGGGCAGCGTCGTGACGAGGTAGCCGGTATGCCCGAACCGGGCCAGCGCCGAGACGACATTGACCCCCGTTCCGGAATAGGAGACCTGCAGGGTATCGCTCTGCGACAGCAGGGCGTAGCCGGGAACCTGCAGCCGCATCATCACTTCCCCGAAGGCGGCGACCGCTCTAGCCATGGAGATCAACCTGCTTCTTCATGATCGCCAGCAGCGTGCGGATATCATCTACACGGGTGTCTCCCGTAGCCTTGTCGATGATGGAAGAATACACATGGGGAATGACCTGCGGCACACCGGCTTCAAGCGCGATTCGCAGGATAGCCTCGAAGTTGTCCAGGTCGATCCCTCCGGTCGGCTCCAGCGCGAAGCCTTCCTCGCCGCAGGCTTTGGCGACGGCCCGGTACTCCGTTTCAAGGCTGAGGCCGTTCATCGGGAAATACTTCAGCGCGTTGCCGCCCATGTCGCGCAGCAGCCCGATCGCTGCCTTGACGGGAACGATCGCATGCTCGCCCGCGGAGCTTGCGGGACCGGTCGAAATATTGACATACCCCGGCTGTCCCGAAGGGGAGACGAGGCTGTTGATCCAGCCGCCGCGGCTTCCTAAAT from Paenibacillus sophorae encodes:
- a CDS encoding sugar kinase, with the protein product MARAVAAFGEVMMRLQVPGYALLSQSDTLQVSYSGTGVNVVSALARFGHTGYLVTTLPANAIGDAAVANLSKLGIQPAQIRRAGAYVGMYVLENGFGPRASRVTYTNRQESSFNTAPEGAYDFAAVARESDIVHFCGISLAMNDTVRRHVLAFARAVKAAGRLVAFDCNYRPALWGEGGYAKAKPWYTEMLSLADIVMMNEMDALHILGMQSERETRREQLEELIPQVSAAYDISVIAGTHRTVNPDNTHSLQGYIYKNAAFLYSDKLTFPVYDRIGAGDAYTSGIIHGELEGHSPETTVRFAAAAAMLAHTIQGDTPHSSESAILRAMDEGNGDVER
- the dagF gene encoding 2-dehydro-3-deoxy-phosphogluconate aldolase, which translates into the protein MTNTGVGIAGRFYKNRAALNVLAGSVPNAKEVYEAAEGYVLVGVLSKNYPTAEAAADAMKEYGAAIEDAVSIGLGAGDNRQAAVVAEIAKSYAGSHINQVFPSVGATRANLGSRGGWINSLVSPSGQPGYVNISTGPASSAGEHAIVPVKAAIGLLRDMGGNALKYFPMNGLSLETEYRAVAKACGEEGFALEPTGGIDLDNFEAILRIALEAGVPQVIPHVYSSIIDKATGDTRVDDIRTLLAIMKKQVDLHG